From one Pedobacter faecalis genomic stretch:
- the mutS gene encoding DNA mismatch repair protein MutS: MANTKLKETPLMQQYNVIKAKYPGALLLFRVGDFYETFGEDAVKTSQILGIVLTRRGTGPNGALELAGFPHHSLDNYLSKLVRAGQRVAICDQLEDPKATKTIVKRGVTELVTPGVAYSDNIVNQKSNNYLAAVYFDKNAVGVAFADISTGEFMLAQGDAEYIDKLLQGLKPNEVVYQKSRKKDFFACFGDRFYTYHLDDWAFTADYAHETLTRHFEVTSLKGFGIEKLYSGVVAAGVVLHYLNETEHRNLKHISSISRLEQDKYVWLDRFTIRNLELVSSANDQAVTLFETLDHTATPMGARLLHKWIIMPLKDLKPIEERLEVVDFLVNHEDVCEEFMEHVKVIGDLERLISKVGLLRVGPRELCQLKKALYHIEAIKDIAAKANNSFLTNIAAQLDPCLSVRNRLERELSQDPPAVVTKGSVIADGVNEDLDRLRKIAFGGKDYLVEIQKREAVATGIPSLKVAFNNVFGYYLEVTHTHKDKVPADWIRKQTLVSAERYITPELKEYEEQILGAEEKIQQIELRLYGELVQVVAAYIRQIQLNAQLVARLDVLLCFARLAGMNHYVKPEVHKGKVLDIKGGRHPVIEKRLPIGEEYITNDVFLDNDTQQIIIITGPNMSGKSAILRQTALIVLMAQMGCFVPAKAASIGLIDKIFTRVGASDNLSSGESTFMVEMNETASILNNISDNSLILLDEIGRGTSTYDGISIAWAIAEFLHTHPSARPKTLFATHYHELNELANTMSRVRNFNVSIKEVSNKIIFLRKLVPGGSEHSFGIHVAKMAGMPPRLINRANEILKKLEIDRTEGQSIKDSIKKVQNQAYQLQMFAVDDPVLVKIRDTLNNLDVNILTPVEALLKLDEIQRLVKQ, encoded by the coding sequence TTGGCTAACACAAAACTTAAAGAAACCCCGCTCATGCAGCAGTACAATGTCATTAAGGCAAAGTACCCTGGTGCGCTGTTGCTGTTTAGAGTAGGCGACTTTTATGAGACCTTCGGCGAGGATGCCGTAAAGACGTCCCAGATACTGGGCATTGTGCTCACGCGGCGTGGTACAGGTCCGAATGGCGCACTGGAATTAGCCGGATTTCCGCATCATTCTCTCGACAATTACCTGTCCAAACTGGTGAGGGCCGGCCAAAGAGTGGCAATTTGTGATCAGCTGGAAGATCCAAAAGCCACCAAAACCATTGTGAAGCGAGGCGTTACCGAACTTGTAACCCCCGGCGTGGCTTATAGCGACAACATCGTTAACCAAAAGTCGAACAATTATCTGGCTGCGGTCTATTTCGATAAAAATGCTGTAGGCGTTGCATTTGCCGATATCTCTACTGGTGAGTTTATGCTAGCACAGGGCGACGCTGAATACATTGATAAACTTCTGCAAGGATTAAAACCAAACGAGGTTGTCTATCAGAAATCCAGGAAAAAAGATTTTTTTGCGTGTTTTGGCGACAGGTTTTATACTTATCATTTGGATGATTGGGCATTCACAGCCGACTACGCTCATGAAACGCTGACCAGACATTTCGAGGTGACTTCCTTAAAAGGCTTCGGTATAGAAAAACTTTACTCGGGCGTCGTGGCTGCAGGGGTTGTCCTGCATTATCTTAACGAAACTGAACATCGCAATCTTAAGCACATATCGTCCATTTCCAGGCTGGAGCAAGATAAATACGTCTGGCTCGACCGCTTTACCATCAGGAATCTTGAACTGGTTTCCTCGGCAAATGATCAGGCCGTTACACTTTTTGAAACCCTGGATCATACAGCGACCCCAATGGGAGCAAGGCTGCTTCATAAGTGGATCATTATGCCGCTCAAAGATTTAAAGCCTATAGAGGAACGCCTCGAGGTTGTCGATTTCCTGGTCAATCATGAAGATGTTTGCGAGGAATTTATGGAGCATGTGAAAGTCATAGGCGACCTGGAAAGACTAATTTCCAAGGTAGGGCTGCTTCGCGTTGGCCCCCGTGAACTTTGTCAGCTTAAAAAGGCCCTTTATCATATCGAAGCTATCAAGGACATCGCAGCAAAGGCAAATAACTCGTTTTTAACCAATATCGCTGCTCAGCTCGATCCTTGTTTGAGCGTGAGGAATCGGTTAGAGAGAGAACTAAGTCAGGATCCTCCGGCGGTAGTCACCAAGGGCAGCGTGATTGCAGACGGGGTGAATGAAGATCTGGACCGGCTGAGAAAGATAGCTTTCGGTGGAAAAGATTACCTCGTTGAAATACAAAAGCGCGAAGCCGTTGCCACAGGCATACCTTCCTTGAAAGTTGCCTTTAATAATGTCTTCGGTTATTATCTCGAGGTAACGCACACACATAAAGACAAAGTTCCTGCCGACTGGATCCGAAAGCAGACATTGGTTAGTGCCGAGCGCTACATCACACCTGAATTGAAGGAATATGAGGAGCAGATTCTCGGCGCTGAAGAAAAAATCCAACAGATAGAACTGCGCCTTTACGGCGAACTCGTTCAGGTAGTTGCCGCTTATATCCGCCAGATTCAACTCAATGCCCAGCTTGTGGCACGTCTGGACGTGTTACTGTGTTTTGCACGGCTGGCTGGGATGAACCACTATGTAAAACCGGAAGTTCACAAAGGGAAAGTGCTTGATATAAAAGGTGGCAGGCATCCGGTTATAGAAAAGAGACTTCCTATCGGCGAAGAATATATCACTAATGATGTGTTCCTGGACAACGATACGCAGCAGATAATCATCATCACCGGCCCAAATATGTCGGGTAAGTCGGCCATACTAAGGCAGACTGCCCTTATTGTGCTTATGGCACAAATGGGTTGTTTCGTGCCGGCCAAAGCGGCCTCAATCGGATTAATAGATAAGATATTTACCCGTGTAGGTGCTTCCGACAACCTATCCTCCGGTGAAAGTACGTTCATGGTTGAGATGAATGAGACGGCAAGTATCCTGAACAACATATCAGACAACAGTCTGATCCTGCTCGATGAGATAGGTAGAGGAACGAGCACATATGATGGTATATCTATAGCCTGGGCTATCGCAGAATTTCTGCATACACATCCTTCGGCCAGACCAAAAACGTTATTTGCCACGCACTATCACGAACTTAATGAACTGGCAAACACCATGAGCCGGGTGCGGAACTTCAACGTTTCCATCAAGGAGGTGTCTAATAAGATCATCTTCCTCCGTAAGCTTGTTCCGGGAGGCAGCGAACACAGCTTTGGTATCCACGTGGCTAAAATGGCCGGTATGCCGCCGCGACTGATCAACAGGGCCAATGAAATATTAAAGAAGCTCGAGATAGACAGAACGGAGGGTCAGAGCATCAAAGACAGCATAAAAAAGGTTCAGAACCAGGCTTACCAGTTGCAGATGTTTGCGGTTGATGATCCGGTGCTTGTAAAGATCAGGGATACGCTGAACAATCTGGATGTAAACATCCTGACCCCGGTTGAGGCTTTGCTTAAACTGGATGAAATTCAACGACTTGTTAAACAGTAA
- a CDS encoding histidine phosphatase family protein: MEKEIYIIRHGETDLNRLGIVQGRGINSDLNETGRGQAEAFYKKYSQVPFDKIYTSTLKRTHQTVQNFIAAGIPWEQHQGFDELAWGEWEGQPNDENAIAAFRGIMEKWEGGDYHASFPGGESPNDVLKRIEEALDVLMSHEEEKLVLVCMHGRAMRLLLCHLVGKPLSEMGDFPHLNTTLYRVLFSDGKFSIVDFNNTDHLI; the protein is encoded by the coding sequence ATGGAGAAAGAAATATACATCATAAGGCATGGTGAAACAGATTTGAACCGGTTAGGTATTGTTCAGGGCAGGGGCATAAACAGCGACTTGAATGAGACGGGACGCGGGCAGGCAGAGGCCTTCTATAAAAAGTACAGTCAGGTTCCCTTCGATAAAATTTATACCTCTACATTAAAACGAACGCACCAAACCGTCCAGAATTTTATAGCAGCAGGCATTCCCTGGGAACAGCACCAAGGCTTCGATGAACTGGCCTGGGGCGAATGGGAAGGTCAGCCAAACGACGAAAATGCAATTGCTGCCTTTCGCGGTATAATGGAGAAATGGGAGGGGGGCGATTACCACGCTTCTTTCCCGGGCGGCGAAAGTCCCAATGATGTGCTTAAGCGCATAGAAGAGGCCCTGGACGTACTCATGAGCCACGAGGAGGAGAAGCTTGTCCTGGTCTGCATGCACGGGCGGGCCATGCGATTATTACTTTGCCATTTGGTGGGTAAGCCACTATCCGAGATGGGCGACTTTCCGCATTTAAATACCACACTTTACCGCGTGCTTTTTAGTGATGGTAAGTTCAGCATTGTTGATTTCAACAACACAGATCATTTAATATAA
- the ruvB gene encoding Holliday junction branch migration DNA helicase RuvB codes for MNENLDPSYERLTPQERDIERALRPQAFEDFAGQEKVMENLKIFVQAARLRGEPLDHVLLHGPPGLGKTTLSNIIANEMGVGIKITSGPVLDKPGDLAGLLTNLETGDILFIDEIHRLSPLVEEYLYSAMEDYKIDIMLESGPNARSVQIGLNPFTLVGATTRSGLLTAPLRARFGINSRLSYYDAKLLTNIVLRSADILRTPITEEGAYEIARRSRGTPRIANALLRRTRDFAQIKGTGKIDTEISRYALNALNVDEHGLDEMDNKILSTIIEKFKGGPVGLKTIATAVGDDEGTIEEVYEPFLIQEGFLMRTSRGREATEAAYRHLQKIPPAQTGTLF; via the coding sequence ATGAATGAAAACCTTGATCCTTCTTATGAGCGACTGACACCACAGGAACGCGATATTGAAAGGGCTTTGCGTCCGCAGGCCTTTGAAGATTTTGCGGGACAGGAGAAAGTGATGGAGAATCTGAAGATTTTTGTTCAGGCTGCGCGGCTGCGCGGAGAGCCGCTTGACCATGTGCTTTTACACGGTCCGCCCGGATTGGGAAAAACAACGCTTTCCAACATCATTGCCAATGAAATGGGCGTGGGTATTAAGATAACGTCGGGACCTGTATTGGATAAGCCGGGCGACCTGGCTGGTTTGCTGACCAACCTGGAAACGGGTGACATTTTGTTTATAGACGAGATACACCGCCTGAGTCCGCTCGTCGAGGAATATCTGTACTCCGCGATGGAAGATTACAAGATTGACATCATGCTGGAAAGCGGACCGAACGCACGTTCGGTGCAGATAGGCCTTAATCCTTTCACGCTGGTTGGGGCTACGACACGGTCGGGCTTGCTGACCGCGCCACTCAGGGCCAGGTTTGGCATCAACTCACGTCTCTCCTATTACGACGCGAAATTGCTGACGAACATTGTATTGCGCTCGGCCGACATACTTCGCACACCGATAACGGAAGAAGGTGCGTACGAAATCGCGAGGAGAAGTCGCGGTACCCCTCGTATTGCTAACGCTTTGTTAAGGCGAACCAGAGACTTCGCACAAATTAAGGGAACCGGGAAAATCGATACAGAAATTTCCCGTTATGCCTTGAATGCACTGAATGTGGACGAGCATGGCCTTGATGAAATGGACAACAAGATCCTCAGCACGATTATCGAAAAGTTTAAAGGGGGTCCTGTAGGATTGAAGACCATAGCGACCGCTGTTGGCGACGATGAAGGCACCATTGAAGAGGTTTATGAGCCTTTTCTCATTCAGGAGGGCTTTCTGATGCGTACTTCGAGAGGAAGGGAAGCGACTGAAGCTGCTTACAGGCACCTTCAGAAGATACCACCTGCACAAACTGGCACCCTGTTTTAG
- a CDS encoding menaquinone biosynthetic enzyme MqnA/MqnD family protein: MNKIRISAVSYTNSKPFVYGISRSPIADKIDLSLDIPADCASKLIHSQVDIGLVPIAVLPEVPNGQIVSDYCIGSVGAVNSVFIFSQVPVKNIQTVKLDPQSRTSNNLAKVLLKFYWKKDVRFLAGDENTDAIVLIGDRTFNSKSAYPYVYDMGEAWMTFTGLPFVYAAWVANRQIEPGFLAEFNEALGFGVKNIDQVIAGLPETPGIDVKDYLTNKLDFPLTDKKREAITLFLSYIARL; this comes from the coding sequence TTGAATAAGATTCGAATTTCAGCAGTTTCCTACACGAACTCGAAACCCTTTGTGTATGGTATCAGTCGCTCTCCTATTGCAGATAAAATTGATTTAAGTCTTGATATCCCGGCAGATTGCGCCAGCAAGCTTATACATAGCCAGGTCGATATCGGTTTGGTGCCTATAGCCGTTCTACCTGAAGTACCGAACGGACAGATCGTCTCCGATTACTGTATAGGATCCGTCGGAGCCGTTAACTCCGTTTTTATTTTCAGTCAGGTCCCCGTTAAAAATATTCAGACCGTTAAACTTGATCCGCAGTCAAGGACCTCAAATAACCTGGCTAAAGTTCTTTTGAAATTCTACTGGAAAAAAGATGTTCGGTTTCTGGCCGGAGATGAAAATACCGATGCTATAGTATTGATCGGAGACCGGACATTCAACAGTAAATCGGCCTATCCCTATGTTTATGATATGGGTGAGGCCTGGATGACCTTCACCGGTTTGCCTTTTGTTTATGCCGCATGGGTGGCCAATAGGCAGATTGAACCCGGTTTTCTGGCAGAGTTTAATGAAGCTTTAGGCTTCGGTGTGAAAAATATCGATCAGGTAATTGCCGGACTTCCCGAAACTCCGGGGATCGATGTAAAAGATTACCTTACCAACAAACTGGATTTTCCGCTTACCGATAAGAAGCGCGAGGCCATAACACTTTTCCTGAGTTATATCGCCCGGTTATAG
- a CDS encoding C40 family peptidase: MKFNDLLNSNEQMRKTIPSTATLYRLFLFAFMLVVLASCSSRRHVAKAPHVNAPKIADAMANLESKELYRFITDWTGVRYQLGGLDKSGIDCSGFALLLQKNIYGRSLPRRSRDQADVIEEKRLGQLKEGDLIFFSFGGSAVDHVGVYLNDHYFVHASTTRGVIVDDLNLPQYQKALVKAGSLKGQLLK, encoded by the coding sequence ATGAAATTCAACGACTTGTTAAACAGTAATGAGCAGATGAGGAAAACAATACCTAGTACAGCAACCTTATACCGTTTATTCTTATTTGCATTCATGCTGGTTGTGCTTGCTTCCTGTAGCTCAAGGCGACATGTTGCTAAAGCTCCCCACGTGAACGCACCAAAAATCGCCGATGCGATGGCTAACCTTGAAAGTAAGGAGCTTTACCGCTTTATAACCGATTGGACAGGCGTGAGGTATCAGCTGGGAGGATTGGACAAAAGTGGAATAGATTGTTCGGGCTTCGCTCTGTTGCTGCAGAAGAACATCTATGGTCGCTCACTTCCGCGCAGGTCGCGTGATCAGGCGGATGTAATTGAAGAGAAACGTTTAGGGCAGCTCAAGGAAGGGGATCTTATTTTCTTTTCCTTTGGAGGGTCGGCAGTCGATCATGTCGGGGTTTACTTAAATGACCACTATTTTGTGCATGCATCTACTACGCGAGGTGTAATTGTCGACGATCTGAATCTCCCCCAATACCAGAAAGCGCTGGTTAAAGCCGGGTCTTTAAAAGGGCAGCTTTTAAAATAA
- the pdxH gene encoding pyridoxamine 5'-phosphate oxidase, translated as MELTKENIQNLRQDYRSAQFSEQDAATDPIDQFKKWFQEAVQAQLYEPNVMTLATADRFGRPSARIVLLKGFNEEGFVFFTNYESKKGQELLENPQAALVFFWAELERQVRIEGVVTRVSGELSDEYFHSRPAGSQIGALASPQSKVISGRTELEQRVTELGEQYRDTVIPRPEHWGGYLIEPTRIEFWQGRPSRLHDRIVYELTNGSWIMNRLAP; from the coding sequence ATGGAGCTTACTAAAGAAAACATACAAAACTTACGCCAAGATTACCGCTCGGCACAATTTTCGGAACAGGATGCCGCAACTGATCCGATCGATCAATTTAAAAAATGGTTCCAGGAAGCCGTTCAGGCGCAGCTATACGAACCTAATGTAATGACGCTGGCTACAGCCGATCGTTTTGGTCGCCCCTCTGCCAGGATAGTCTTGTTAAAGGGTTTTAACGAAGAAGGCTTTGTGTTTTTCACCAATTATGAAAGTAAAAAGGGGCAGGAGCTGTTGGAGAATCCGCAGGCTGCGCTGGTGTTCTTTTGGGCAGAACTGGAGCGACAGGTGCGAATTGAAGGTGTGGTGACCAGAGTGTCCGGCGAGTTGTCGGACGAATACTTCCACTCGCGCCCTGCAGGGAGTCAGATCGGTGCCCTCGCTTCTCCGCAAAGCAAGGTTATTTCTGGTCGCACAGAACTGGAGCAGCGGGTTACGGAACTTGGCGAGCAGTACAGAGACACGGTGATCCCGCGGCCGGAACACTGGGGGGGATACCTTATTGAGCCTACCCGAATAGAGTTTTGGCAGGGCCGGCCAAGCAGGCTGCACGACAGAATTGTGTATGAGCTTACCAACGGTTCGTGGATTATGAATAGATTAGCACCATGA
- the mqnE gene encoding aminofutalosine synthase MqnE, whose amino-acid sequence MDTSLLNLLLSDASLPGEHRNIARKVRDRERITFDEAVYLYEKAELGYLGVLANFIREYKHGDLTYFNRNFHLEPTNLCVYDCKFCSYSRLIKQKEEGWALSMEQMMDIVKRYDGEPVTEVHIVGGVLPQYDLQFYAALFSAIKAHRPELHVKALTPVEYHYIFKKAKTDYASGMRLMKEAGLESLPGGGAEIFHPDIRSQIAKDKCTGDQWLAIHEEWHKLGMRSNATMLYGHIEKFEHRVDHMDQLRQLQDRTGGFQTFIPLKFRNQHNQMSGVPEVSVIEDLRNYAIARIYLDNFDHIKAYWAMISRQTAQLSLNFGVDDIDGTLDDTTKIYSMAGAEEQNPAMSTKELVDLIKQVKRKPIERDTLYNVVKDYSDVVFEEDAKPQFYKLPVIN is encoded by the coding sequence AGGCTGTTTATCTTTACGAAAAAGCGGAACTGGGTTATCTGGGTGTGCTCGCTAATTTCATCAGGGAATATAAGCATGGAGACCTGACCTATTTCAACCGGAACTTTCATTTAGAACCCACCAACCTTTGTGTGTATGACTGCAAATTCTGCTCGTACTCTAGGCTGATTAAGCAGAAGGAGGAAGGCTGGGCGCTGAGCATGGAACAAATGATGGATATCGTGAAGCGGTACGATGGCGAGCCGGTTACGGAAGTTCACATTGTAGGCGGGGTACTGCCACAATATGACCTGCAGTTTTATGCGGCACTTTTCTCTGCGATCAAAGCGCACCGGCCAGAACTTCACGTAAAGGCTCTGACTCCGGTAGAGTATCATTATATTTTCAAAAAGGCAAAAACAGACTATGCCTCAGGCATGCGTCTCATGAAAGAGGCCGGACTTGAATCCTTGCCCGGCGGCGGTGCGGAAATCTTTCATCCTGATATCCGTTCGCAGATCGCGAAAGATAAATGTACGGGCGACCAATGGCTGGCCATCCACGAAGAATGGCATAAGCTTGGAATGCGGTCGAACGCCACGATGCTGTATGGCCACATAGAAAAGTTTGAGCACCGGGTAGATCATATGGATCAGCTAAGGCAACTGCAGGACCGCACCGGAGGGTTTCAAACGTTTATACCACTTAAATTCAGGAACCAGCACAATCAAATGAGTGGTGTTCCCGAGGTTTCTGTGATTGAAGACCTCCGCAACTATGCAATTGCCCGGATATATCTGGACAACTTCGATCATATTAAAGCCTATTGGGCGATGATCAGCAGGCAAACCGCGCAGTTATCACTCAATTTTGGAGTGGATGATATAGATGGCACACTCGATGACACTACAAAGATTTATTCTATGGCGGGTGCAGAAGAACAGAATCCTGCCATGAGTACCAAAGAACTTGTCGACCTGATCAAACAGGTAAAACGGAAACCCATTGAACGCGATACCTTGTACAATGTGGTCAAAGACTACTCCGATGTGGTATTTGAAGAAGACGCAAAGCCTCAGTTTTACAAACTTCCGGTCATTAACTGA
- the queG gene encoding tRNA epoxyqueuosine(34) reductase QueG, translating into MEAGREKYSALIKEEAARLGFTQCGIARAEFLEEEAPRLEKWLTEGKQGKMGYMENYFDKRLDPRLLVDDAKSVISLTLNYFPETTQTDPGAPKISKYAYGADYHHVIKDKLKQLLEFIRAEIGEVGGRAFVDSAPVLDRAWAKRAGVGWVGKSTNLISKKNGSFFFLAELIVDLPLSYDNAFDTDHCGTCTRCIDACPTEAIVSPYVVDAKKCISYLTIELKEEIPNEFQHKMDDWMFGCDVCQDVCPWNRFSVPHQEPMFKPNENLLNMGRKEWTEITEEVFQSIFKNSAVKRTKFKGLTRNIKFLSSPGN; encoded by the coding sequence ATGGAGGCCGGACGGGAAAAATATAGCGCATTGATTAAAGAAGAAGCAGCACGTCTGGGCTTCACGCAGTGCGGTATCGCCAGGGCCGAATTTCTGGAAGAGGAGGCGCCGAGACTGGAAAAGTGGCTTACTGAAGGCAAACAGGGCAAAATGGGCTATATGGAAAATTACTTCGATAAACGCCTTGATCCGCGACTTCTGGTAGATGACGCTAAATCCGTGATTTCCCTGACGCTTAATTATTTCCCGGAGACAACTCAGACCGATCCGGGAGCCCCGAAAATCTCTAAGTATGCCTACGGCGCTGACTATCATCACGTGATCAAAGATAAATTGAAGCAATTGCTGGAGTTTATACGTGCGGAGATTGGCGAGGTAGGCGGACGCGCCTTTGTAGATTCAGCACCGGTGCTTGACCGGGCCTGGGCTAAACGAGCAGGCGTCGGTTGGGTAGGAAAAAGCACCAATCTGATCAGTAAGAAAAACGGCTCATTTTTTTTTCTTGCTGAACTGATTGTAGACCTTCCGCTCAGTTACGATAACGCATTCGACACTGATCATTGTGGCACCTGCACCCGTTGTATAGATGCCTGTCCGACGGAAGCGATTGTTTCCCCGTATGTGGTAGATGCAAAAAAATGTATTTCCTACCTCACTATAGAACTGAAAGAGGAAATACCGAATGAATTTCAGCATAAGATGGACGATTGGATGTTCGGATGTGATGTGTGCCAGGATGTATGCCCCTGGAACAGGTTCTCCGTTCCCCATCAGGAACCGATGTTTAAGCCCAACGAAAATTTACTTAACATGGGCAGAAAGGAATGGACAGAGATTACGGAAGAGGTTTTTCAAAGCATATTCAAAAACTCAGCAGTTAAACGGACTAAGTTTAAGGGCCTGACAAGAAACATTAAATTCCTGAGCAGTCCGGGTAACTGA
- a CDS encoding YqgE/AlgH family protein, with the protein MLSRIAPSAGKLLISEPFLLDPNFKRSVVLLAEYQEEGALGFVLNHPSALLLSDLLPEMPEAKFPVYIGGPVATDTIHFLHRCYDKINDGEEIGKGVYWGGNFETLKILIETNAITEDEVKFFIGYSGWGEQQLQDEIEENTWIVSDQYYPDTVFSSDEDDLWREVIINLGPKYAHVSNFPTNPNLN; encoded by the coding sequence ATGTTAAGCCGCATCGCACCCTCAGCAGGAAAACTACTTATATCGGAACCATTTCTACTGGATCCAAATTTCAAACGGTCGGTCGTATTGCTTGCCGAGTATCAGGAAGAAGGTGCTTTAGGCTTTGTCCTCAACCATCCGAGTGCACTTTTGCTGAGCGACCTTCTCCCCGAGATGCCCGAGGCAAAGTTTCCCGTTTACATTGGCGGACCGGTCGCCACAGATACCATACATTTTTTGCACCGTTGTTATGATAAGATAAACGATGGCGAAGAAATAGGTAAGGGCGTATATTGGGGAGGCAACTTCGAAACCCTAAAGATTTTGATAGAAACAAATGCCATCACCGAAGACGAAGTGAAGTTTTTCATTGGTTACTCGGGCTGGGGAGAGCAACAGTTGCAGGATGAGATCGAAGAAAACACCTGGATCGTGTCCGACCAGTATTACCCGGACACTGTATTCTCCTCAGACGAAGACGACTTATGGCGTGAGGTTATCATTAACCTCGGACCTAAATACGCACACGTCAGTAATTTCCCGACGAATCCAAACCTCAATTAA
- a CDS encoding 3'-5' exonuclease, whose translation MKLNLIRPLAFFDLETTGVNVGSDRIVEIAILKALPDGTEIIKTMRINPEMPIPLQSSLIHGIYDQDVAEAPTFKQAAHEIADFIGDADLAGYNSNKFDIPVLLEEFMRAGVDFDMSDRKFVDVQNIFHQMEQRTLRAAYKFYCNKDIVNAHSAEADIIATYQVLLAQIEKYQDADFEDKQGNISKPVKNDVDALHQFTNMNKCVDFAGRMVFNDKDQEIFNFGKHKGKTVEQVFDIEPSYYAWMQQGDFPLYTKKKLTEIWQRWNQKKAQNKTQAPQKAQQPTARPGTAYPTPRKEKPAAEVTNDMLEQLKMKFGK comes from the coding sequence ATGAAATTAAATCTAATCCGTCCGCTTGCTTTCTTTGATCTTGAAACTACCGGCGTAAATGTTGGTTCCGACCGAATTGTAGAGATCGCTATCCTAAAAGCCTTGCCGGATGGAACGGAAATCATCAAGACCATGCGAATCAATCCGGAGATGCCGATTCCTTTGCAGTCTTCGCTCATCCATGGCATTTACGACCAGGATGTTGCCGAGGCGCCCACCTTTAAACAGGCGGCCCACGAAATCGCTGATTTTATAGGCGATGCTGATCTTGCAGGGTACAACTCCAACAAGTTCGACATCCCTGTGCTTTTAGAGGAATTTATGAGGGCTGGAGTCGATTTCGATATGTCTGACAGAAAGTTTGTTGACGTGCAGAATATATTCCATCAAATGGAACAGCGCACCCTTCGTGCGGCCTATAAGTTTTACTGCAATAAAGACATTGTTAACGCCCACTCTGCTGAAGCAGATATTATAGCCACCTATCAGGTGCTTCTGGCGCAGATAGAAAAGTATCAGGACGCTGATTTTGAAGACAAGCAAGGCAATATTTCCAAACCTGTTAAAAACGATGTTGATGCCCTTCATCAGTTCACCAATATGAACAAGTGCGTAGACTTCGCTGGTCGGATGGTGTTTAACGATAAAGATCAAGAGATCTTTAATTTCGGGAAGCATAAAGGCAAGACCGTAGAGCAGGTCTTTGACATTGAACCAAGTTATTACGCCTGGATGCAGCAGGGCGATTTTCCTCTATACACCAAGAAGAAGCTGACGGAAATCTGGCAGCGCTGGAACCAAAAGAAGGCCCAAAACAAGACGCAGGCTCCTCAAAAAGCACAGCAGCCTACTGCCAGGCCTGGAACCGCTTATCCTACACCAAGAAAAGAGAAGCCGGCTGCTGAAGTCACAAACGATATGCTGGAACAGCTCAAAATGAAGTTCGGAAAATGA
- a CDS encoding 3-hydroxybutyryl-CoA dehydrogenase — protein sequence MKNIAVIGSGTMGNGIAHTFAQFGFKVNLIDISGDALQKALATIGNNLDRQVAKGLITADDKIGTLANISTLSDLTKGVAEVDLVVEAATENIDLKLELFKQLDKAARPEAILATNTSSISITKIASVTQRAHQVIGMHFMNPVPVMKLVEVIRGYATSDSVTQTVMELAQRLEKVPVEVNDYPGFVANRILMPMINEAIYTLYEGVAGVSEIDTVMKLGMAHPMGPLQLADFIGLDVCLAILQVLYDGFGNQKYAPCPLLVNMVTAGKKGVKSGEGFYNYAEGIKSARVSKKFQR from the coding sequence ATGAAAAACATCGCTGTTATTGGATCGGGAACTATGGGCAACGGCATCGCGCATACTTTTGCACAATTTGGTTTCAAGGTAAATTTGATTGATATTTCTGGGGATGCTTTGCAGAAAGCGCTTGCTACCATCGGCAACAATCTGGACAGACAGGTTGCCAAGGGGCTAATTACCGCGGATGACAAAATAGGGACGCTTGCCAACATATCTACATTAAGTGATTTGACTAAGGGTGTGGCAGAAGTTGACCTGGTAGTAGAAGCGGCAACCGAAAATATCGACCTGAAGCTGGAGCTTTTCAAGCAACTGGACAAAGCTGCGCGGCCTGAGGCTATATTGGCGACGAACACTTCGTCTATATCGATCACTAAGATTGCTTCAGTGACGCAGCGTGCCCATCAGGTGATTGGCATGCATTTCATGAACCCGGTACCGGTGATGAAACTGGTGGAAGTGATCAGGGGCTATGCTACGAGCGACAGTGTAACGCAAACCGTAATGGAGCTTGCGCAGCGCCTGGAAAAGGTACCTGTAGAGGTGAACGACTATCCGGGTTTTGTGGCCAACAGGATCCTGATGCCTATGATCAATGAGGCTATATATACGTTGTATGAGGGCGTGGCTGGTGTATCGGAAATAGATACGGTCATGAAACTGGGTATGGCCCATCCTATGGGTCCTTTGCAACTGGCTGATTTCATCGGACTGGACGTTTGCCTGGCTATTCTGCAGGTGCTTTATGATGGTTTTGGCAATCAGAAGTATGCGCCTTGCCCACTTTTGGTGAACATGGTAACTGCGGGCAAAAAAGGTGTGAAATCCGGTGAAGGGTTTTACAACTATGCCGAGGGTATAAAATCTGCAAGGGTATCGAAGAAGTTTCAAAGGTGA